CAGGCGCTCCGCCCCGCCGAGCGACTGCGCTACCGGCTCTACCGCCACCCCGCGGTGCTGCTCGGCATCGGCCCGGTGTTCCAGTTCATGTTCCGCTTCCGCCTGCCCACGCTGGTGGCCAAGACGCGCGTGACGGAGCGCCGCTCCATCTGGGTGACGAACCTGGCGCTCGTCGCCATCCACGCGGGCTTCCTCGCCTTCGGTGACTGGCCGCGCTTCTTCCTGATGCACCTCATCATCACCCAGGTGGCCGCGGGTCTGGGCATCTGGCTGTTCTTCGTGCAGCACCAGGTGGAGGAGCCGTACTGGGTGCCGCACGCGCGCTGGACGCTCAAGGACTCCGCGCTCAAGGGCAGCAGCTTCCTGATGCTGCCGCGCGTGCTCGAGTGGACCTTCGGCGCCATCAACCTGCACCACGTGCACCACCTCAAGCCGCAGGTGCCCAGCTACCTGTTGCGCGACTACATGAAGCACCACGACCTGGAGGGCCACGGCGTGCGCCTGGGCCTGTTCGAGTCGCTGAAGGCCTTCCGCCTCAAGGTCTACGACGCGTCGCAAGGCCGCATGACTGGCTTTCCCCCCACCCCACCCCGGGGCGCACCCGCGCTCCTGGCGGCTCCGGCCCCTTCACCCGGTCGGCTGGACCGCCTGCTCACCCTCTCCGGAGAGGAGCACTGACTCCCATGTCCGACCTCATCCATGTCTTCCTCGGGCTCGTGCTCGGCTACGTCATCGCCTCGTACATCGAGTCCTTCATGCACGAGTACGTGTCCGACGCGCGCCCCAAGGCCGTGCGCTTCTGGCAGCGCGCGCCGTGGCTGTTCCGGCCGCTCATCAACACGCACTTCTCCCACCACACCATCCACCACGTGCGCACCTTCCGCGGGGACCACGTCACCCAGTTCCGTGACGAGGAGGAGAAGACGAAGCTCACCGAGGAGCTGCTCCAGCGCGGCAAGCACGGCGTCACCATCATCAAGGGCGCGTTCGCCACGAAGCTGCACGGCGAGGGCGCGTTCGTGTTCGTCTCGCCGCTGGTCATCTTCTTCCCGCTCTTCTACTTCACGCTCAAGCCCATCGCCTTCCTGGCCGGGTGCGTGACGCTGCTCCTGCCGCCGTTCATGAGCCACTTCGTGCACCCGTACCTGCACCGTCCCTTCGAGGAGGGACAGCGCACCGCCCCCCGGTGGCTCGCGTGGTTCCTGCGCACGCGCTACGGCCGCGCCATCTACCGCAACCACTTCCTGCACCACCGCTACGGCGGCGTGTCCAACTTCAACCTGGTGCTCGGCGCCGACTACGTGCGCCGCCGCACGCGGCCCTACACGCCCAAGGATTTGGAGGTCATGGCGCGCATCGGCATGCCGCTGCCCGAGGACACCGCCACGCCGCCCGTCGAGGCTGTCCGTGGCTGAGCCCGCCTCCGGCTTCCAGGCGCCGTGGTGGCTCAGGCACTCGCACGTGCAGACGGTGGCGCCGCACCTGGACCCGCGGCGCTATGACGTGGCCATCGAGCAGCGCCGGTACGAGCTGCCCGACGGCGACTTCGTGGACGTGCACTGGCTGAACCGCGAGGGGAAAGGGCCCCTGTTCATCCTGCTGCCGGGGATGCAGGGCACGCCCGACTCCACGTACATCCGCGCGCTCCTGGGAGAGCTGTCCCGGCGCGGCCTGCGCGCGGCGGTGCTCTGCCACCGGGGCGGCGCGCTGCCCAACCGGCTGGCGCCCTTCTACCACGCGGGCTTCACCGAGCACCTGGGCTGGCTCGTCGCCACCGTGCGCGAGCAGGAGCCCACCACGCCGCTGTACGCGGTGGGCTTCTCGCTGGGCGGCAGCATGGTCATCCGCTACCTCGCGCAGACGGGCCACCACAGCCATCTTCGCGCCGCCGCGGCCGTGTCGCTGACGTTCGACCTGGCCAGCACCGCCGCCCGCGCGTACGAGGGCATCAACCAGCTCTACCAGCTGCGCGTGCTGCGCTCCTACCAGCGCGTGGCGCGGCTCAAGGGCCACCTGCCCGAGTACACCTCGCGCCTGGGCGCGCTGTCGGGCCTGCGCGGCATCCGCGACTTCGACGAGGTGTTCACCGCGCCGCTGCACGGCTTCAGCGACGCCCAGGACTACTACCGCCGCTGCAGCAGCCGGCAGTTCCTCGGCGACATCCAGACGCCCTTCCTCATCCTCAACGCCGGAGACGACCCGCTGGTGGCGCCCGACACGCTGCCCTCACCGGGCGAGCTGCGCTCCCACGTGAAGCTGGAGGTCACTGCGCACGGTGGCCATCTGGGTTTCATGTACCGCCACGCTTCCGGCTTTGGCTACTATCCGCCGTCCCGCCTCATCTCGTTCTTCCTGCAGGAGCAGCGCGAAGCACATGAATCTCTATCTCCGGATGTTGTGGGTGCTGCTGTCCTCGCTGTGGAAGCCGCAGATGAAGGTGGACGCGCTGACCAGCACCCTCCAGCAGCGCGTGCTGCCCAATGATTTGGACCTGAACCTGCACATGAACAACGGGCGGTTCCTCACGGTGTGTGACTTGAACCGGGTGGACCTGTTCGTGCGCACGGGGCTGGCGGCGCTGATGATGAAGAACAAGTGGGCGCCCATCATCGTGCGCCACACCATGGACTACAAAAAGGCGCTGCCGCCGTTCCGCAAGTACACGGTGTCGATGACGATTTCGCGCTGGGACGAGAAGTACTTCTACGCCACGCACCAGTTCATCTCGAACGGCAAGGTGGTGGCGGAGGGCGAGTCCACCGCGGTCATCCTGGGCAAGCAGGGCGTGATTGCTCCCGCGCAGGTCATCGAGGCCGTCAACGCGCGCCAGGGCCGCGCCGAGGCGCTCCAGGGCTGACGTCGCATGCAGGGCCCGAGGCGTGTGGGAGGTTTCGTTGCCTGGTGTACACCGGGCGAGGGGCCTTCCCTCCCCGGGGCCGGCGCTGGGAACCCGGGGCTTTCCGTGCCTCGATGGGGCCGCCGGCATCATTTTCGAGCGCGCGACTTCCGTTTCGGGGCGTGGCGCCGAATGATGCTCGCCCGGGCCGGGACTTCCCTTCGTGGAACAGCACATGACGACGGCGACACCCTCGACGAGACGACGCGCGGCATTCCTACGACGACACGGCACGGCGCTGGCCTGCCTCACGGCGCTGGCCACTGGCGCCGCCGCCCACGCCCAGGAGGGCGAAGGTGGAGGCGACTCGCCCTACCGCTTCGGCCTGCTGGTGGACGCGGGCGCGCCGCACGGCATCGGCCTGTCCGCGGTGCTCAAGCCGGTGCCCTGGCTGCGGCTGCAGGCGGGGCCCACCACCAACACGCTGAGCCTGGGCCTGCGCGGCGGGTTGAGCATCCTGCCCCTGCAGACCTTCATCGCGCCGTCCATCAACGCCGAGGCCGGGTACTACTTCGGCTCGGACTACAACGACGTGGTGGACTGGCTGGGCGCCAAGCCCTCTCGGGCGACGTCGGCCATCCAGGACATCAGCTACAACTACGTGGCCGGCAGCGTGGGCCTGGAGATTGGCGCGGCCAGCCGCTTCAACTTCTTCCTGCACCTGGGCCTGAGCTACGTGCGGCTGGGGGTGAAGGACGCCACCGCCCTCATCGAGGACGCCACCGACGAGTCGGACATCACCGCCCGCAACCTCACCGTTCGCGCCACCATCCCCTCCGTCAAGGTGGGGTTCCTCTTCTACTTCTTCTAAGGCCAGGAGCCCCCACCATGCGAACGACTTCCTTCCGCGCCCTGGTGCTCTCCACCTGCGCGCTCGTCGCCACCGGCTGCGACTCATTGTTCTTCATCGAGGCGGAGGCCGAGGAGATCTGCAAGGCCGAGCCGAACGTGGACTTCCCCGCCGCCTTCCCCGGCTCCGCCGACATCGAGTACACGCTCGACTTCCCGCTGGGCGACTTCGACGACGTGCTCCCCGAGGACACCGACGTGGAGACGGAGCTGCGGCTGCGCGGCTTCGAGGTGACGTCCAGCACGGACCTGAGCGGAATCGAACGCGCCAGCGTGTCCGTGGTGAAGCCGGGCACCACCGAGAGCATCCTCATCGGTGAGTACCGCCGCGCCAGCACCACGCCCACGCAGTCCATCCGGCTGACGGGCAGCGGCGCCGTGAACCTGTTGGACATGGCGCGCGAGGACTCGCTGCAGCTGGTCTTCAACGCGCGCGGCTCGCTGCCCACGCGCGATTGGTCCGCCAGGCTGGAGGCGTGCGCGGGCGTGCGCGCCAAGGCGAACTACTTCGACCTGGTGTTCTAGGTCCGCCTCACGGGTGCGCGGGGGAGGCCACGGAACGGCGCTCTCCCGCGTGCACGGGCTGCACGCCGAGGTACTCGCGGCGGGTGCCCAGGACGTTGTCGAAGAACGGATGGGTGACGCACCAGTTTGCGTTCTGGTCCGTGCCCAGGTGGTGGTCGCAGTGCCACGGCAGGTGCTCCCGGGCCCACTTCGGGTCCAGGTGGGCGCGGCGGTGGACGCGGTAGTAGTTGACCGCGCTGGCCCAGACGGTGCCCACGAAGAACGGCGCCACCGGCAACAGGGGCGCGTGCGCGAGCGCCAGCACCGCCAACCCCAAGAGCTCCTTCGTCTGCGCGGACCACGTCCACAAGGAGCGCAGGTACTGGTCGTCCAGCATGTCGTGCCGGCGCGAGGCCTGGTGGTGCTCGTGCCAGTGGAAGCCCCAGAAGCTCCCGCGGCGGCGCCCCAGGCCATGCAGCACGTACTTGTGCAGCGCCCATTCGCCGAAATTGGAGTACGCCCAGCCCAGAGGGATGCCAATCATCGTCGCTCTCCCACGGAGCGCCCGGCCGACGCCCCGCCCTCGATATCATGACTATTTGGTCACTCTTTATGTATCACGCGATGCGTCGGAGCGCACGATGGTGAGTCCGAAGCGAGGGGCCAGGGAGGCGGACAAGCGTCCGGGGCGTCCTGGGGGCGTGCGGGAGACGGCGCGGCGGGAGCGGACGAAGGTGCTGGAGGACGCGGCGCTGACGCTCTTCGTGGAGCGGGGGCTGGACGCGGTCACCATCGACGACATCACCCAGGCGGCGGGGGTGGCCAAGGGAACGTTCTACCGGTACTTCGCCGACAAGCCGGCGTTGGTGGAGGCGCTCCTGGCGCCCGTGCGCGCGGAGCT
The Myxococcus fulvus DNA segment above includes these coding regions:
- a CDS encoding fatty acid desaturase; its protein translation is MTAHPTPHTPHPAPLTRWQPRSTRSLLHVVGTAGAYLLLTAASYVALAHSLAMGLGLAVLAGVTLVRVFILQHDCSHRSLFARPSMNDRVGTWLGLLTLAPHAYWRAMHLVHHSTSGDLERRGTGDIVTMTADEYQALRPAERLRYRLYRHPAVLLGIGPVFQFMFRFRLPTLVAKTRVTERRSIWVTNLALVAIHAGFLAFGDWPRFFLMHLIITQVAAGLGIWLFFVQHQVEEPYWVPHARWTLKDSALKGSSFLMLPRVLEWTFGAINLHHVHHLKPQVPSYLLRDYMKHHDLEGHGVRLGLFESLKAFRLKVYDASQGRMTGFPPTPPRGAPALLAAPAPSPGRLDRLLTLSGEEH
- a CDS encoding acyl-CoA thioesterase; translated protein: MNLYLRMLWVLLSSLWKPQMKVDALTSTLQQRVLPNDLDLNLHMNNGRFLTVCDLNRVDLFVRTGLAALMMKNKWAPIIVRHTMDYKKALPPFRKYTVSMTISRWDEKYFYATHQFISNGKVVAEGESTAVILGKQGVIAPAQVIEAVNARQGRAEALQG
- a CDS encoding YheT family hydrolase, which gives rise to MAEPASGFQAPWWLRHSHVQTVAPHLDPRRYDVAIEQRRYELPDGDFVDVHWLNREGKGPLFILLPGMQGTPDSTYIRALLGELSRRGLRAAVLCHRGGALPNRLAPFYHAGFTEHLGWLVATVREQEPTTPLYAVGFSLGGSMVIRYLAQTGHHSHLRAAAAVSLTFDLASTAARAYEGINQLYQLRVLRSYQRVARLKGHLPEYTSRLGALSGLRGIRDFDEVFTAPLHGFSDAQDYYRRCSSRQFLGDIQTPFLILNAGDDPLVAPDTLPSPGELRSHVKLEVTAHGGHLGFMYRHASGFGYYPPSRLISFFLQEQREAHESLSPDVVGAAVLAVEAADEGGRADQHPPAARAAQ